Proteins encoded in a region of the Oikeobacillus pervagus genome:
- a CDS encoding bifunctional folylpolyglutamate synthase/dihydrofolate synthase: MITAFDDALQWIHNRLSLGIKPGLQRMEWMMEKLDYPERRLKAIHIGGTNGKGSTVAFIRSILQETGYEVGTFTSPYIEQFNERISVNGQAISDEEIVELVNIVKPLADQLEQTDLGAPTEFEVITAMAMLYFAKIHPVDVVLFEVGLGGRLDSTNIIHPILAVITSIGLDHTHILGETIEEIAFEKAGIIKGGVPVVSAVEQQEAKQVIEKRAKEGRSSLYDLGKHFTYEHTRSLPEGEEIEFQSVYGDFKGLTIGLRGNHQVSNASTAIMACLYLKKMYAFLIEEEHIRKGVQNTQWPARMEFISDRPPILLDGAHNYEGIQSLVQSIKTRFPNKKATILFAGLKDKKLDKMIPLLDEIAEEIIFTTFDFPRAAKEEDFAVFIGDHRKFIADWNTYIEERKQQTGETDLLLITGSLYFISAIKKCFNN, encoded by the coding sequence ATGATTACAGCATTTGATGACGCTTTACAATGGATACATAACCGACTCTCACTAGGAATAAAACCAGGCTTACAACGAATGGAATGGATGATGGAAAAGTTAGATTATCCAGAACGTCGTCTTAAAGCTATTCATATTGGCGGAACAAATGGAAAGGGTTCAACAGTTGCTTTTATTCGTTCGATTTTGCAAGAAACTGGATATGAAGTAGGAACATTTACATCCCCATATATTGAACAATTTAATGAAAGAATCAGTGTAAATGGACAAGCTATTTCGGATGAAGAGATTGTGGAACTTGTGAATATCGTCAAACCGTTAGCAGATCAATTGGAACAAACGGATCTTGGTGCTCCAACAGAATTTGAAGTGATTACAGCAATGGCCATGCTCTATTTTGCAAAAATTCATCCTGTTGATGTCGTTTTATTCGAAGTAGGATTAGGAGGTCGATTAGATTCTACTAATATTATCCATCCTATACTTGCCGTCATTACAAGCATTGGGCTTGATCATACCCATATATTAGGAGAGACGATTGAAGAAATCGCCTTTGAAAAAGCAGGGATTATTAAGGGTGGTGTTCCTGTTGTTTCGGCGGTGGAACAACAAGAAGCGAAACAGGTCATCGAAAAACGGGCAAAAGAAGGAAGATCTTCTTTATATGATCTTGGGAAGCATTTCACATATGAGCATACGCGTTCCTTGCCTGAAGGAGAAGAAATAGAATTTCAATCAGTCTATGGAGATTTCAAAGGATTAACAATAGGATTACGAGGAAATCATCAGGTTAGTAACGCAAGCACCGCAATTATGGCCTGTTTGTATTTAAAAAAAATGTATGCTTTTCTTATTGAAGAGGAGCATATTCGAAAAGGTGTACAAAACACCCAGTGGCCAGCTAGAATGGAATTCATATCTGATCGCCCACCCATTCTATTAGATGGTGCTCATAATTACGAAGGGATACAGTCGCTCGTTCAGTCCATTAAAACACGTTTTCCAAATAAAAAAGCCACTATTTTATTTGCGGGGTTAAAGGATAAAAAATTGGATAAAATGATTCCTCTTCTAGATGAAATTGCAGAAGAAATCATCTTCACAACTTTTGACTTCCCTCGAGCTGCGAAAGAAGAAGACTTCGCAGTATTTATTGGAGACCATCGAAAATTTATCGCTGATTGGAACACATATATAGAGGAAAGAAAACAACAAACTGGAGAAACAGATCTCCTTCTTATTACAGGTTCATTATATTTTATATCCGCTATTAAAAAATGCTTTAATAATTGA